From the genome of Gryllotalpicola protaetiae:
TGGCGGGAACACTGACCGGGATCGGCGCCAGTTCACGCATCGGGCCGGACTTCACTGCGAACACGCACCGCATGTGGTGGGCGATGCTCGGTCTGATGGCCGTCATCTTCGCGCTCTCGTGGCTCGCGAACTCACCGCTGGGGCAACGCAGCAGAGGGCGGATCGCGCATCTGTTCGACGACGACGATCATGCCCCACGCACCGCAGCGATGAGCCGCGCCGCGCGCTCCGATGTGAAGACCTTCTCGAGCGGCACGGGCTTGCCGGAGGAATCCGTCAGCGGCACGCGCCAGTTCGGGTACTCATCGACCGAGCCTGGCTGGTTCTGCGTGCGCCGGTCGCCGACCGCGTCGGGCAGCGAGAGCGCGCGCAGGCGTGCGGGCGTCTGGGCGAGGAAGCGATGAAGGGCGTATACGATCTCATGATCGGATGCCTCGCCCTCCGTCTCGGCGACCAGCAGTCCGCGCTCGCGCAGCACCCCGAGCCAGAGCTCCCGCTCGGCGCGCGTCTCGGCCAGCTCGTCGGCCGCCGGCCGCGTGAGCAGCCCGAGCCGCTCGCGCAGCAGCACGTGGTCGCCCGCGAGGTAGCTGAGCGACGGCGGCAGGTCGTGAGTCGTCACCGAGCCGAGGCACAGCTCGCGCCAGGACTCGGGGGCGAGCGGGCGCCCGTCGCCGCCGTAGTCGCGTTCGAACCACAGGATCGAGGTGCCGAGGATTCCGCGGCCGGCGAGGTACTCGCGCGTCCACGGCTCGACGACGCCGACGTCCTCGCCGACGACGACGGCGCCCGCCCGGTGCGCCTCGAGGGCGAGGATGCCGACGAGAGCCTCGTGGTCGTAGCGCACGTAGGTGCCGTTCGTCGCGGGCTCGCCCTCAGGCACCCACCACAGCCGGAACAGGCCCGCGACATGGTCCATGCGCACGCCGCCCGAGTGCGTGAGCACCCCGGCCACGATCTCGCGGAACGGCTCGTAGCCGGCCTCGGCCAGCGCGTCGGGGCGCCACGGCGGCTGCCCCCAGCCCTGACCGGTCTGGCTGTAGGCGTCCGGCGGGGCGCCGACGACGAAGCCCTGGGCATAGATCCGCTGCAGCCGCCAGGCGTCGACGCCGCCCGAGTCGACCCCGACGGCGAGGTCGTGCATCACACCGAGCGCCATGCCGTGCCGGCGGGCGGCGGCCTGCGCCTCGTCGAGCTGCTCGCTGGTGAGCCACTGCAGCCAGCGGTGGAAGTCGACCCGCCACTCGTGCTCGGCGGCGAACGCGGCGACGGCGGGCGAGTCCGGGTCCTGCAGCTCGGTGGGCCACTGCCGCCAGTCGCCGCCGTGCTCTGCGGCGAGCGCGCACCAGCGCGCGTAGTCCTCGAGACTGCGGCCGTTCTGCGCGAGGAACCACCGGTACGACGCCTCGCGGCCCGGGGTTCGCGTCACGGCGTGCACGGCCTCGAGCGCGGCCCGCTTCAGGTCCCACCCGGCGTCGCGCTCGACAGTCTCCGACTTCTTGGTGACCTTCGCGAGCTCGTCGCGCGCCTCTTCGAACTGCTTGCGCACGCCGCGCTTCAGCCCGAGCCACTCGGGCACACGCTCCGGGCGCAAATACATCGGGTTCGTGAACCGGCGGGTCACCGGCAGGTATGGCGACGGCGTCATCGGGGCGAGCGGAGCGACGGCGTGCATCGGGTTCACGAGCACGAAGTCGGCCCCGTGCTCGGTGGCCGCCCATACGCTCAGGTCGGTCAGGTCGGTCAGGTCGCCGATCGCCCACGACCCGGAGGAGTGCACGCTGTACAGCTGCGCCGCGAGGCCCCAGCCGGGGCGTGAGCCGAGGCGGCCGGGAAGCTCGAGCTTCGCGGGTGTGACGGCGAGCCGAACAGCGGCGCTCGTCTCACCCGAGCGGGCGTGCAGCACGTGGTAGCCGAGCGGCAGATCCGCGGGGATCTCGAAGGATGCCTCACCGACCCGCACCCCGTCGATCTCGCGCGGCTCGTTCCAGTTGTCCACCTGGACGAGCGGGCGGCTGCCGCCCGCGTCTTCGAGCTCGACCCAGGCCTCGACGGGAGCGCCGTCGGGAACGTGCACGGGCACCTGCGCGGGGACGCCCTGAGTCGTGACGACGGTCGGCGGAAGCATTCGCCGCCACGGCGCCAGCGCGCGCTCCTCGAGCGCGGCCGCCGGATCCGTGACGTCCGCGCCGAGAGCGACGAGGATCGCGCTCAGCGTGGCGTCGGCGACCTCGACGTGCCGCCCCTGCCAGTCCCAGTACTCGGTCAGAACACCGAAGGCGGAGGCGAGCTGTGCGAGGTTCGGGTCGGTCACACGCTCATCATGTCAGCGCCGTGTTACGCGGGCGAGGCGCAACTGCGGGGGAATCCGATCGTGCGCGAGACGGACTACTCCCGTGCACCAGATCCCGGTGGCGATCCGGCTTTTATGTGCGCGGCCGCTCCGTCGCCGACCGGATGCCAGTCGATGACCTTCCCGGCAGCGGCGTATCGGACTTCTGGAGTGCCATGACGCATTCTCACCTGCCAGGGACCGGAGTCGATCTCATGGTGATGAAACCAGCACAGCAGGACCCCGTTGCACACATCCGTGGCCCCGCCGTCCTGATGCGGGATGACGTGGTGCACCTCGCACCACTGCGCGGGCACCTCGCAGCCGGGGATCACGCAGGTGCCCCCGTCGCGGAGTGCGATGGCGCGGCGCTGCCTCTTGGTGAAGCCGCGGACCGACAGCCCGAGATTCAGCACGTCGCCGTTCTCGCCGAAGATCACGGTCTGAATCCCGCCCGTGCAGGCGGCCTGCTGCGCCTCCTGGACGGAGACGGGCTCAGAGGCGCCGGCGTAGAACGCGAGCCCCGCCCCGGAGTGCAGTTCCGCCGCGGTGGTGGAGATCCACACGGTGGGGTGGTCCCCGCCCATGTCGGGGATCTCGGCGCTGCGGGCGGCGGTGGCGAACACATCCCGCAGATGATCGGCCGCCTTCTGCCCCCGCGTACGCACATCAGCAGGCACCTGGCCCTGGTCCGCGTCGGGAGTGAAGGTGACGGTCTTCTTCCCCTTCGGGTTCGACAACCCATCCAGCACACCCCGGATGACGGCCGCATGCCCGGCAGGCAGCAGCCCGGAGACACGGGCGGCACCGTCGACAGTGGGTCCGATCCAGAAGAACCGGTCGCCCATCGCCTTCGCGGCCTTGTCCTCGACCGCCATGATGTTCAACGTTGCGGCTTTCTCCGCGGCTTTCGCCTTCACCTCGTCCGCACCGACAGAGGTGGCGAGCTCGACGAGCTCGGTCTGCACCGCCTGAAGCTCTTCCGAGTCAACGCCCCCGAGGTTCTTGCCGGCGGCCTTCTTCAGCTCTCCCGCGATCGCGGCGGCCGCCTCGCGGCCGATCCGCCCGTCCATGACGGCTTCCTCCACTGCGGGGAGCTTGGCGAGATCCTCGACGTCGTGGATGAGCTTGGCGGCGTCCTTCCCGGAGGACTTCGTCAGGCCTTGGAGCGCCCCGGCTGCGGTCTTGAACCCCAGCCGCCTGGCCAGCGAATCCGGTGCTCCGTCGACGGACCGCTCGCTGACGGCGCGCGCGGCCGCGAGCTTCAACGCGTCAATCTGACGTGAGGCGGCCTCCACCCGACCGACGAAGTCGATCAGCTGCCCGTCCGACAGCGCAGCCGGGTCCACTGGCAGCACGGCACCGAGACGCGACAGCGCCTCACAAGCTGCGGAACCGACTTTCGACATGCCTCAAATCTACCGCAAAAAGCCCATATTACAAGCATGAGTTTCGTAGACTTATTCACATACTGCCTGATGCACCGAGTTTCCCACAGCCCACAGACACTGCCGCGAGTTCCTGGCAGGAGCGGCGGATTGAGGATTCCGTAGCTCAAGATCGCGTCAAAGTCGTATCGGAAGACGCGGAAGACGAAACCAGCGAAGGACCAATGCTGGCGTCGCAGTTGTCGTACGCAGACGCCTTTGCCGTGCGGGGCAGACGGGCATTGACACGTACCGCAGAGGCCCAGGCCGCTTACGAGCGGCCGAACGCATGCTTAGCCACCGGCATTCGGGCATACCAGCCCTACGGCAACCGCGATTGATAGCGTCCAGCTCATGCGAACGCGTGGCCCAGGCGCCAACAACGTGTTGATCGTCTTCGATTGCGACGGAGTACTTGTGGACTCCGAGCGGTTGCTGCAGCGCGTCGACATGGAGATGCTCGGCGAGTTGGGCTGGCCGATCACCGTCGAGGAGATCTATCGCGAGCACCTCGGCCACACGGTCGCCGACATGGTCGCCAACGTCGAACGGCACCTGGGTAAGCCGCTGCCCGATGGTTTTCTGAATCGCCGGGACGAGCATTTCGCGGCGTTGTTGCATTCTGAGCTTCACGCGGTACCGGGCGTCGTCGCGGCACTCGACCGCCTCGATGAGCTCGGCTACGCCAGCTGCGTCGCGTCATCGGGATCGCACGAGAAGATGCGGATGACCCTCGGGCGGGTCGGCATGTTCGAGCGGTTCGCAGGCCGGATCTTCAGCGCACAGGACGTGAGTCGGGGCAAGCCCTGGCCAGAACTGTTCCTGCACGCCGGCCAAAGGATGAGTTTCCCACCCCACCGGTGCATCGTCGTCGAGGACAGCCCGGCTGGCATCACAGCCGCGCGCCGCGCGCGCATGCGATCCATCGGCTATGTCGCACAGACCCCCGCCGACATGCTCACCGAAGCTGACACGACGATCGATGACATGAGCCGCCTCGTCGAGGCAATCACGGAGTTGCTTGCGCACAGCGCGACGGGCAGCGATTGCACCCCCTGAAGGATCCCCTTCCGAAACCTCGCGCGCGGTTCCGGTGAGGAATCCGCCAGCTCGCGGAGAACCGGGGGTCGCGCTGTCACGCGGACTGCCCGCCGCCTACCGACGGCACGCGCCCCGCCTCACACCGGCGTCACGCGCCGACGGCGTCGCCGGTCCCGACCCGCTCCCGCACGGCGCGAGTGGCGGTCACGATGTTCCGCAGCGACGCGACCGTCTCGTCATACCCGCGGGTCTTGAGCCCGCAGTCGGGGTTCACCCACAGCTGGCGGTTCGGAATAGTGGCGACGGCCAGCGTCAGCAGCTCGGTGAGCTCGGCGACACCCGGCACACGCGGGGAGTGGATGTCGTAGACGCCCGGCCCGATGCCGTGGTCGAAGCCTGAGCGCTCGATGTCGTGCACGACCTCCATGCGGCTGCGTGCCGCCTCGATCGAGGTCACATCGGCATCGAGCGCGCGGATCGCGTCGATGACCACGCCGAACTCCGAGTAGCAGAGATGCGTGTGCACCTGCGTCTCGGTGCGCGCGCCGCCGGTGGCGAGGCGGAACGAGCCGACGGACCAGTCGAGGTACGCGGGCTGGTCGGCGCGCTTCAGCGGCAGCAGCTCGCGCAGCGCGGGCTCGTCGACCTGGACGATGCCGATCCCGGCCCCCTCGAGGTCCGCGATCTCGTCGCGCAGCGCGAGCGCGACCTGGTTCGCGGTGTCGCCGAGCGGCTGATCGTCGCGCACGAACGACCACGCGAGGATCGTGACCGGCCCGGTCAGCATGCCCTTCATCGGCTTGGCGGTGAGGCTCTGCGCGAAGCGCGACCACTCGACCGTCATCGGCGCCGGGCGAGACACGTCGCCCCAGAGGATCGACGGGCGTGTGCACCGGCTGCCGTAGGACTGCACCCAGCCGTTCACGGTCACCGCGAAGCCGTCCAGCTGCTCGGCGAAGTACTGCACCATGTCGTTGCGCTCGGGCTCGCCGTGCACGAGCACGTCGAGGCCCAGCTCCTCCTGCAGGGTGACGACGCGGCTGATCTCTGCGCGCATGGCGTCCTCGTAGCCGACCGCGTCGAGCTCGCCCGCGACCAGCGCGGCGCGCGCTCGGCGGATCTCGCCCGTCTGCGGGAACGATCCGATGGTCGTGGTCGGCAGAGCGGGCAGGTCGAGCGCCGCCTGCTGCGCGGCGACGCGCTCGTCGTACGGCGCGCGGCTGAACGCGGCGGGCGCCAGGCCCGCAAGTCGCTCGCGCACCGCAGGCACGCGCACGCCCGGTGCATCGCGGCGGTCGACGAGAGCGGCGGATGCCTCGGCCAGCGCGCTCGAGATCGCGGCCGCACCCTCGCTCAGCCCCTTCGCGAGGGTCGCGACCTGCTCGACCTTCTGGTCGGCGAACGCGAGCCAGGACTTCAGGCGGCCGTCGAGCAGCGGCTCGTCTGCGACGTCGTGCGGCACATGCTGCAGGGACGTCGACGTGGAGGCCGCGACGTGCGGGCTCAGCTCGCGCAGCAGGCCGAGCTTGGCGAACGCGGCGGCGAGGTCGCCGCGCCAGATGTTGTGGCCGTCGACGACGCCGCCGACGAGGGTCTTGCCCTTGAGCGCGTCCCGCGTGCAGTCGAACTGCTCCGCCGGGATCGTGCCGCGCACGAGGTCGACGCCGATGGCCTCGACCTCCGTGCCGGCGAGCGTCGCAAGGGTTGCGCCGAGCGCGGCGTACGGCGCGGCGACGAACAGCTGCGGGCGGCTCTGCGCACGGCCGAGCACGCCGTAGGCGGTGGCGGCGGCGGCGCGGAGCTCGTCTGCGGTCTCGGACAGGCTCTCGCTCACGAGCGCGGGCTCGTCGAGCTGCGCCCATTCGGCGCCGGCAGCGGCGAGCCTGCCGAGCAGCTCGACATAGACGGGCAGCACGTCGGCGAGGCGCGAGAGCGGGCGGAAGCCCTCCGGCGCGGCATCCGACGCCTTCGCGAGCGCCAGCAGGGTGACCGGCCCGACGATGACAGGCCTGGTGAGGAATCCGTCGGCCTTCGCCTCGAGGAATTCGGCGACCAGCCGGTCGCTCGCGAGGCGGAACTCGGTCTCCGGCCCGATCTCGGGCACGAGGTAGTGGTAGTTCGAGTCGAACCACTTGGTCATCTCAAGGGGCGCGCGTGAGGCGTCGCCACGGGCGAGCGCGAAGTACCCGGCCAGGCCGTCGGCCTGCGCGGCGCCGACGGTGACCGCGGCGTCGAGCACCTGGTCGTAGTAGCTGAACGACTCGGGGATCGACGAGTCGGCGCGGCCGAGGCCGAGCGAGGCGAGTCGCTCACGGGTCGCGCGCCGCAGCCCGGCGGCGCGGGCCTCGAGCTCGGCGACGTCGATGTCGCCGCGCCAGAACGCCTCGACCGCGCGCTTGAGTTCGCGGCGGCGGCCGATGCGGGGGTAGCCGAGGATCGTTCCGGTGGGGAAGGGCGTGGTCATGCTTCCACCCTGCGGGCCCGGGATACACAAGACCAGACCCCAATCTCTTTTCCAAACCATTAGACTCACCTAATGGAACTGGCCCAGCTGCGCGCACTGCGCGAACTGCGCGACCGCGGCAGC
Proteins encoded in this window:
- the malQ gene encoding 4-alpha-glucanotransferase, with the protein product MTDPNLAQLASAFGVLTEYWDWQGRHVEVADATLSAILVALGADVTDPAAALEERALAPWRRMLPPTVVTTQGVPAQVPVHVPDGAPVEAWVELEDAGGSRPLVQVDNWNEPREIDGVRVGEASFEIPADLPLGYHVLHARSGETSAAVRLAVTPAKLELPGRLGSRPGWGLAAQLYSVHSSGSWAIGDLTDLTDLSVWAATEHGADFVLVNPMHAVAPLAPMTPSPYLPVTRRFTNPMYLRPERVPEWLGLKRGVRKQFEEARDELAKVTKKSETVERDAGWDLKRAALEAVHAVTRTPGREASYRWFLAQNGRSLEDYARWCALAAEHGGDWRQWPTELQDPDSPAVAAFAAEHEWRVDFHRWLQWLTSEQLDEAQAAARRHGMALGVMHDLAVGVDSGGVDAWRLQRIYAQGFVVGAPPDAYSQTGQGWGQPPWRPDALAEAGYEPFREIVAGVLTHSGGVRMDHVAGLFRLWWVPEGEPATNGTYVRYDHEALVGILALEAHRAGAVVVGEDVGVVEPWTREYLAGRGILGTSILWFERDYGGDGRPLAPESWRELCLGSVTTHDLPPSLSYLAGDHVLLRERLGLLTRPAADELAETRAERELWLGVLRERGLLVAETEGEASDHEIVYALHRFLAQTPARLRALSLPDAVGDRRTQNQPGSVDEYPNWRVPLTDSSGKPVPLEKVFTSERAARLIAAVRGA
- a CDS encoding HAD family hydrolase — encoded protein: MLIVFDCDGVLVDSERLLQRVDMEMLGELGWPITVEEIYREHLGHTVADMVANVERHLGKPLPDGFLNRRDEHFAALLHSELHAVPGVVAALDRLDELGYASCVASSGSHEKMRMTLGRVGMFERFAGRIFSAQDVSRGKPWPELFLHAGQRMSFPPHRCIVVEDSPAGITAARRARMRSIGYVAQTPADMLTEADTTIDDMSRLVEAITELLAHSATGSDCTP
- the metE gene encoding 5-methyltetrahydropteroyltriglutamate--homocysteine S-methyltransferase; its protein translation is MTTPFPTGTILGYPRIGRRRELKRAVEAFWRGDIDVAELEARAAGLRRATRERLASLGLGRADSSIPESFSYYDQVLDAAVTVGAAQADGLAGYFALARGDASRAPLEMTKWFDSNYHYLVPEIGPETEFRLASDRLVAEFLEAKADGFLTRPVIVGPVTLLALAKASDAAPEGFRPLSRLADVLPVYVELLGRLAAAGAEWAQLDEPALVSESLSETADELRAAAATAYGVLGRAQSRPQLFVAAPYAALGATLATLAGTEVEAIGVDLVRGTIPAEQFDCTRDALKGKTLVGGVVDGHNIWRGDLAAAFAKLGLLRELSPHVAASTSTSLQHVPHDVADEPLLDGRLKSWLAFADQKVEQVATLAKGLSEGAAAISSALAEASAALVDRRDAPGVRVPAVRERLAGLAPAAFSRAPYDERVAAQQAALDLPALPTTTIGSFPQTGEIRRARAALVAGELDAVGYEDAMRAEISRVVTLQEELGLDVLVHGEPERNDMVQYFAEQLDGFAVTVNGWVQSYGSRCTRPSILWGDVSRPAPMTVEWSRFAQSLTAKPMKGMLTGPVTILAWSFVRDDQPLGDTANQVALALRDEIADLEGAGIGIVQVDEPALRELLPLKRADQPAYLDWSVGSFRLATGGARTETQVHTHLCYSEFGVVIDAIRALDADVTSIEAARSRMEVVHDIERSGFDHGIGPGVYDIHSPRVPGVAELTELLTLAVATIPNRQLWVNPDCGLKTRGYDETVASLRNIVTATRAVRERVGTGDAVGA
- a CDS encoding HNH endonuclease, with the translated sequence MSKVGSAACEALSRLGAVLPVDPAALSDGQLIDFVGRVEAASRQIDALKLAAARAVSERSVDGAPDSLARRLGFKTAAGALQGLTKSSGKDAAKLIHDVEDLAKLPAVEEAVMDGRIGREAAAAIAGELKKAAGKNLGGVDSEELQAVQTELVELATSVGADEVKAKAAEKAATLNIMAVEDKAAKAMGDRFFWIGPTVDGAARVSGLLPAGHAAVIRGVLDGLSNPKGKKTVTFTPDADQGQVPADVRTRGQKAADHLRDVFATAARSAEIPDMGGDHPTVWISTTAAELHSGAGLAFYAGASEPVSVQEAQQAACTGGIQTVIFGENGDVLNLGLSVRGFTKRQRRAIALRDGGTCVIPGCEVPAQWCEVHHVIPHQDGGATDVCNGVLLCWFHHHEIDSGPWQVRMRHGTPEVRYAAAGKVIDWHPVGDGAAAHIKAGSPPGSGARE